One window from the genome of Commensalibacter oyaizuii encodes:
- a CDS encoding GlxA family transcriptional regulator has product MVKDRSVIQIWIIAYKTAQKAAIYGLADLFSMAEYACAAKQKIKVEIISDEALYSVGKEIPNVIILPPSLDKIPNRSDNQNLLKFLLHYHEQGCILASICAGTFILAETNLLNNREATTHWAYAEIFKYTFPNVIIKEDKILIDDGDIITAGGMMAWIDLGLRVVERFLDRSIMLRTTQFMLIDPPRKLQSSYINFMPKYNHGDKAILKAQRWLLNTNLRKVTVKDLVNQSGLEERTFLRRFKKSTKLTPKAYLQHFKIERARNILASTNASIDQISWEIGYADTSSFRKNFTKITSLTPREYRRKYGIKT; this is encoded by the coding sequence ATGGTAAAGGATCGTTCTGTTATTCAAATATGGATTATTGCATATAAGACAGCCCAGAAAGCCGCTATTTACGGCCTTGCAGATCTTTTCTCTATGGCAGAATATGCGTGTGCTGCCAAACAAAAAATCAAAGTAGAAATCATATCAGATGAAGCATTGTACTCTGTGGGTAAAGAGATACCAAATGTTATTATTTTACCCCCCAGCCTAGATAAAATTCCCAACAGATCGGATAATCAAAACTTACTTAAATTTTTACTTCACTATCATGAGCAAGGATGTATTTTGGCTTCTATTTGTGCAGGAACATTTATTTTAGCTGAAACGAATTTGTTGAATAATAGAGAAGCAACGACCCACTGGGCCTATGCTGAAATTTTTAAATATACTTTTCCCAATGTTATCATAAAAGAAGATAAGATTTTAATTGATGATGGGGATATCATTACCGCTGGTGGTATGATGGCTTGGATTGATTTGGGATTAAGGGTTGTCGAACGTTTCCTTGACCGCAGTATTATGCTAAGGACAACCCAGTTCATGCTGATTGACCCCCCAAGAAAATTACAAAGTTCATATATTAATTTCATGCCGAAATATAACCACGGTGACAAAGCTATTTTGAAAGCTCAACGATGGTTATTAAATACAAATTTGCGTAAGGTCACTGTCAAAGATTTGGTTAATCAGTCTGGGCTAGAAGAACGAACTTTTCTAAGGCGTTTTAAAAAGTCAACGAAACTAACGCCAAAAGCATATTTACAACATTTTAAAATTGAACGCGCGCGGAATATTCTTGCCAGTACCAATGCCTCGATTGATCAAATCTCTTGGGAAATTGGATATGCTGATACCAGCTCTTTTCGTAAAAATTTTACAAAAATTACCAGCCTTACCCCAAGAGAATATCGTAGAAAATATGGTATTAAAACATAG
- the ftsY gene encoding signal recognition particle-docking protein FtsY, translating into MALGFFSRLKQGLSRSTQKLGTNLTSVFTKRRLDEGSLEQLEEVLIAADFGPEVAENVIETFRKTRFGSEVTDKEIKDALAKEIARVLQPVAVPFKPNLELKPHVVLMVGVNGTGKTTTIGKLARFYGEQGLKVMMVAGDTFRAAAVEQLQIWGERVGAPVIAGRPGADAAGLAFEALKRSKNEGADLLLVDTAGRLHNKSALMEELAKIIRVMRKFDETAPHSVLLVLDATTGQNAIEQVRIFKEIVDVSGLVITKLDGTARGGIVIALAQKFGLPIHAVGVGEQAEDLRDFSAEEFALGLVGNSGVEVSTTEVVEDKEEPEANI; encoded by the coding sequence ATGGCTCTTGGTTTTTTCTCGCGCCTTAAACAAGGATTATCACGCTCAACGCAAAAGTTGGGGACAAATTTAACCTCTGTTTTTACCAAACGAAGGTTGGATGAGGGATCTCTTGAACAATTAGAAGAAGTTTTGATTGCTGCCGATTTTGGTCCAGAAGTCGCAGAAAATGTTATTGAAACCTTCCGTAAAACACGCTTTGGTTCTGAGGTTACAGATAAAGAGATTAAAGACGCATTAGCAAAAGAGATTGCCAGAGTACTACAACCTGTTGCGGTGCCATTTAAACCTAATTTAGAGTTAAAACCCCACGTAGTATTGATGGTCGGGGTAAATGGTACGGGTAAAACTACAACGATTGGCAAGCTGGCCAGGTTTTATGGTGAGCAGGGATTAAAGGTCATGATGGTGGCAGGGGATACGTTTCGTGCCGCTGCGGTAGAACAATTGCAAATATGGGGGGAACGTGTCGGTGCGCCAGTGATTGCGGGTAGGCCAGGAGCCGATGCTGCTGGATTGGCTTTTGAAGCATTAAAGCGCTCTAAAAATGAAGGTGCTGATTTATTGTTGGTTGATACAGCAGGACGATTGCACAACAAGAGTGCTTTGATGGAAGAATTGGCCAAAATTATACGCGTTATGCGCAAATTTGATGAGACCGCCCCTCATTCAGTATTGTTAGTATTGGATGCAACCACAGGACAAAATGCTATTGAGCAAGTCCGAATTTTCAAAGAAATTGTTGATGTATCGGGATTGGTTATTACCAAATTAGACGGTACGGCACGTGGGGGGATTGTTATTGCTTTGGCTCAAAAGTTCGGTCTACCCATTCATGCTGTTGGAGTGGGCGAACAAGCAGAAGATTTAAGAGATTTCTCTGCAGAAGAATTTGCTTTGGGATTGGTCGGTAACTCTGGGGTAGAGGTTTCTACAACAGAAGTTGTAGAAGACAAAGAAGAACCAGAAGCTAATATCTGA
- a CDS encoding MarR family winged helix-turn-helix transcriptional regulator, which translates to MTMQNKIIIGLFRAYHDVNLIGDRLASQHGLTTSKWKVLGAIRLENKPLTVPYIARMMGLTRQAVQRTIDELLKLEYVQQLHNPAHRKSSLFQLTRLGVKAFDTINIEWKKMADNIFKNLNIHDIDSTIKSLTHIIIAIENMK; encoded by the coding sequence ATGACAATGCAAAATAAAATTATTATTGGACTGTTCAGGGCTTATCACGATGTCAACCTGATTGGTGATAGATTAGCCTCTCAACACGGTTTAACAACATCAAAATGGAAGGTATTAGGCGCAATAAGACTCGAAAATAAACCGTTAACCGTGCCGTATATCGCACGTATGATGGGTTTGACACGCCAGGCCGTACAACGAACTATTGATGAGTTATTAAAACTTGAATATGTCCAACAACTTCATAATCCTGCCCATAGAAAATCATCTTTATTTCAATTAACAAGACTTGGTGTGAAAGCCTTTGATACAATCAATATAGAGTGGAAAAAAATGGCAGATAATATTTTTAAAAATCTAAATATTCATGACATTGATAGCACAATAAAAAGTCTGACCCACATCATCATCGCAATTGAAAATATGAAATGA
- a CDS encoding cysteine hydrolase family protein encodes MKNTALMIIDLQNDYFAEGKFPLPDIDTVSEQSKKVLEMARKNSLPIIHVKHEFTSPEAPFFTPASKGCEINEIVKPLHSEHVVVKNYPNSFKGTNVKEILDQHHCKNIIIVGAMAQMCVDATVRAGADLGYNITIIHDAVAAQQAKFNDIDVSADEVHASFMNALSFGYASVIDTKEFISQLQK; translated from the coding sequence ATGAAAAATACGGCTTTAATGATCATTGATTTACAAAATGACTATTTTGCTGAAGGTAAATTTCCGCTGCCTGATATTGATACGGTCTCAGAGCAAAGCAAAAAAGTTCTTGAAATGGCGCGCAAGAATTCACTTCCTATTATTCACGTTAAACATGAATTCACCTCACCAGAGGCGCCTTTCTTTACCCCAGCCTCCAAAGGGTGTGAAATTAATGAAATTGTTAAGCCATTACATAGTGAACATGTTGTGGTAAAAAATTATCCAAATTCTTTCAAAGGAACAAACGTCAAAGAAATTTTAGATCAGCATCATTGCAAAAACATTATTATCGTCGGAGCAATGGCCCAAATGTGTGTTGACGCTACCGTTCGTGCTGGGGCTGATCTTGGGTATAATATTACAATCATTCACGATGCTGTCGCAGCACAGCAAGCAAAGTTTAACGACATTGACGTTTCTGCCGACGAGGTTCACGCATCTTTTATGAATGCGCTTTCTTTTGGTTATGCGAGCGTTATCGATACAAAAGAATTTATTTCTCAACTACAAAAATAA
- a CDS encoding phenylacetate--CoA ligase family protein: protein MPITNSVQEILETVIPESLLYPKNIDEILQLPTFLSRLNFSQTITGTSFDALDINVQEAVVLRRITQLVEICRTNPVWKDRINNVVGTDPITSFEAFMSIPVTNKEVFTDLFADKRIGMVVPVERGGFQIANSGGTASGRASEIVYSRQELLDTYKRAGTFIGQHIIEPYMDAKQACWVGTTLADNQLWSSGTMVGGLLQEIPNINYLGIGPMSCNTYQRIMNNPGQKVLMGIVNDIAALVPYANSLTNQQKQELRLVLYGSGLLPQKVKDDLRCAYPNLLILSFFAATQAETIGLQLDENSNILTAVPGLHLIEIVDENGRWVQEGEEGDLVVTRLFANEAPVLRYKLGDRVIRRSNLKTHSLNSMQFEYVGRSDDFITIASTAFYVPHALPIIAQNLKDANIVDLNKIADIYQLHVNQQGNDVHLVIATNNYADYKQICNDSTVQITITEAMLSGLFASKAKFSDYQKSAFIKNNCRFRLSCVPPDSVLIHRTEVGKTPLICRVA from the coding sequence ATGCCTATCACAAATTCTGTTCAAGAAATATTAGAAACTGTTATTCCTGAATCGTTGCTATACCCAAAAAATATAGATGAGATTTTACAATTACCTACGTTTCTGTCACGTTTAAATTTTTCACAAACAATAACAGGAACATCTTTTGATGCGCTTGATATTAATGTCCAAGAGGCCGTTGTCTTAAGGCGAATAACACAATTGGTAGAGATATGTCGAACGAACCCCGTTTGGAAGGATCGTATAAATAACGTTGTTGGTACTGATCCAATAACGTCTTTTGAAGCGTTTATGTCTATCCCCGTCACTAATAAAGAAGTTTTTACAGATCTCTTTGCGGATAAACGTATTGGAATGGTCGTTCCAGTGGAAAGAGGTGGATTTCAAATTGCCAATAGTGGTGGTACAGCTTCTGGTCGTGCCTCCGAGATTGTGTATTCTCGACAAGAGTTATTAGATACTTACAAAAGGGCTGGCACATTTATTGGGCAACATATTATTGAACCTTATATGGATGCCAAACAAGCATGTTGGGTTGGAACAACATTAGCAGATAACCAATTATGGAGCAGTGGCACTATGGTTGGTGGGTTATTACAAGAAATTCCTAATATAAATTATTTAGGTATTGGTCCGATGTCTTGTAATACGTATCAACGTATTATGAACAACCCAGGACAAAAAGTATTGATGGGTATTGTTAATGATATTGCCGCTTTGGTGCCATATGCCAATTCGTTGACCAATCAGCAAAAACAAGAGTTGCGATTGGTTTTATATGGTAGTGGCTTATTACCTCAAAAGGTAAAAGATGATCTAAGGTGTGCTTATCCTAATTTATTGATATTGAGTTTCTTTGCTGCTACCCAAGCCGAAACCATTGGCCTGCAACTAGACGAAAATAGTAATATTTTAACCGCCGTACCCGGATTACATTTAATTGAAATTGTTGACGAAAATGGCCGTTGGGTTCAAGAGGGGGAAGAAGGCGACTTGGTCGTAACAAGGTTATTTGCGAATGAAGCCCCCGTCTTAAGATATAAATTAGGAGATCGCGTGATAAGAAGGTCAAATTTGAAGACACATTCTTTGAATTCAATGCAGTTCGAATATGTAGGACGCAGTGATGATTTTATTACGATTGCAAGTACGGCATTTTATGTTCCGCACGCATTGCCGATTATCGCTCAGAATTTAAAGGATGCGAATATCGTTGATTTAAATAAAATTGCAGACATCTATCAATTGCACGTCAACCAGCAGGGAAATGATGTGCATTTAGTGATAGCAACCAATAATTACGCAGATTACAAACAGATTTGCAACGACAGTACTGTACAAATAACAATAACCGAGGCAATGCTAAGTGGTTTATTTGCATCTAAGGCTAAATTCTCGGATTATCAGAAGTCAGCTTTTATAAAAAATAATTGTCGGTTTAGATTGTCGTGCGTGCCGCCAGATTCTGTTTTGATACATAGAACTGAAGTTGGAAAAACACCTTTAATTTGTAGAGTAGCATAG
- a CDS encoding pyridoxal phosphate-dependent decarboxylase family protein, with protein sequence MKNILFDLQENQLSNAVNHSVLYDAFNPSLVSDFLECIDQKITHLLQDKSKHGVHLIQPSNLMNIVKQLTTKDFEHKTPLERFNSIIDLHIRTGIRVNSTGYMARQFSSVVPVAAMYDMVASICPQPASFYECGPLPNVADKIMAEEFSHFLGWEQQDFDMISTSGASLANLTAVTAARNLKFPDILRQGTLVQGSEKPAIAIGADSHFSVSRLAGILGIGQDNIVILPINKKRQICIRKAQQALQQAKAKGLRVFCIIGSAGTTSVGAIDPLKELADLAHQYDAWFHVDAAHSGAFLVSDQLRSKVKDLSYADSFCLDAHKTLFVPAACTLLFYKNAAHSNLSFPSHASYVSETDEISRFESGTKNFECTKRPSILNLWVAWTLYGRTLFEEKLNYLVEITAQAYNYIQSLNDFEVLHAPESNILCFRYVPKGVPDQQLNQLQLKIWNVLRTGGRHFISKVDLDDVTALRIVIMNHEITINDVIDLIINIRKTSNKIIKL encoded by the coding sequence ATGAAAAATATTCTTTTTGATTTGCAAGAAAATCAATTATCCAATGCTGTAAATCATTCAGTTTTATATGACGCTTTTAATCCCTCTTTGGTCTCAGATTTTTTGGAATGCATTGATCAAAAGATTACGCACTTGCTACAAGATAAAAGTAAGCATGGTGTTCATTTAATTCAACCTTCTAATTTAATGAATATCGTTAAGCAATTAACAACCAAAGATTTCGAGCATAAAACGCCATTAGAACGATTTAACAGTATTATTGACTTACATATTCGCACTGGAATTCGAGTAAATTCAACCGGATATATGGCAAGACAATTTTCATCTGTTGTCCCTGTCGCAGCGATGTATGATATGGTTGCTTCGATATGTCCTCAGCCCGCTTCTTTTTATGAATGTGGACCTTTACCGAATGTTGCTGATAAAATTATGGCAGAGGAGTTCAGCCATTTTCTTGGTTGGGAACAGCAAGATTTTGATATGATTTCAACCTCAGGGGCCAGCCTTGCCAATCTGACTGCGGTCACTGCAGCGCGCAATCTTAAATTTCCGGATATTTTACGACAAGGTACTTTGGTACAAGGTAGTGAAAAGCCAGCAATAGCGATTGGAGCTGATTCTCATTTTTCAGTAAGTCGGCTTGCGGGGATTTTAGGAATAGGACAAGATAATATTGTTATCTTACCTATCAATAAAAAACGTCAAATTTGTATTCGCAAAGCACAACAAGCATTACAACAAGCCAAGGCCAAAGGATTACGTGTGTTTTGTATTATTGGCTCTGCTGGAACAACAAGTGTTGGTGCAATCGATCCGTTGAAAGAATTGGCCGATTTGGCCCATCAATATGATGCATGGTTTCATGTGGATGCAGCGCATAGTGGTGCTTTTTTAGTTTCAGACCAGTTAAGAAGCAAGGTCAAGGATTTATCGTATGCAGATTCTTTTTGCTTGGATGCGCATAAAACATTATTTGTTCCTGCTGCTTGTACACTGCTTTTTTATAAAAATGCTGCACATTCAAATTTATCTTTTCCATCTCATGCCAGTTATGTTTCAGAAACTGATGAAATTAGTCGCTTTGAAAGCGGGACTAAGAACTTTGAATGTACTAAACGACCCTCCATTTTGAATTTATGGGTGGCATGGACATTATACGGCAGAACGTTATTTGAAGAAAAATTAAATTATTTAGTTGAGATTACAGCCCAAGCTTACAATTACATTCAATCTTTGAATGATTTTGAAGTTTTACACGCACCAGAGTCCAATATTTTATGTTTTCGATATGTCCCCAAAGGGGTACCAGATCAGCAGTTAAATCAATTACAACTTAAAATTTGGAATGTGTTACGCACTGGTGGGCGGCATTTTATTTCTAAGGTGGATTTAGATGATGTAACGGCACTGCGCATTGTTATAATGAATCATGAAATTACGATCAATGATGTTATTGATCTGATCATTAATATTCGAAAAACAAGTAACAAAATTATAAAATTGTAA